TCATGGTTAGAAAATGACTATTGCACAAGACCTTAATGACCATTGAATTACTataaaaagtttatattttagcCCCAAACATGTCAAAAATCATTTTGGGAAATTAAATAGATTGCTGAATCTACTTACCATGAAGGAAGGATGCTAGACTCCCATTAGTCAAGTAATCATAGACAAGAAGCTTCTCTCCCTTGGGTCCCATGTAATAAGCTCTAAGGGCTAGGAGATTCGGGTGTCGAACTTTGCCTAGTGCAGCAACCTCAGATTCAAACTCCTTATGACCCTTTGTAGTCTTTTCTCTCAGCCTCTTCACAGCAACTTGATTACCATCCTCTAAAGTAGCCTTGTATGCAGTTCCATAAGCGCTCTTTCCCATTATTTCAGCAGTTGCACACAATAGATCATCAGCTGTAAAGAGAAATGGCCCATCAAAATGAACTAATTTGCCACCTGTTTCACCTCCGGATTCAACATGAGTGCCAGAAGTAATTTCCTTCTCGGAACTTCCCAAAGCAGCAGCACTTTTCGCGGTTTTAccattctttccttttgaagcaGCTCTTTTCCTGATCAAACAACAAAGCAAAATGCAACACAGAAGAAGCAGAGCGGCTAAGACTGCACCAGCTGCTATGAGAATTATGTCCTTGGTGCTtagtttgtggtggtggtggtggtggtgcggTTTCACAGTAGGCCCTTGAAATGGTCCTGGATTGTTCTGAGGTGGAGATAAAAAAGGACATGGGATAGAAGAGTCATACCCACATAGAATATTGCCCACAAAAGAGCTTGAATTGAACTTTTTGGAAAGGAGCAATGGGACTGCACCAGTCAGATTGTTGTAAGAAATATTGAAAGAAGTGAGATTTGCTAAGTTGTCAAGTGAATCTGGAATTTCTCCGCTGAAATTATTATGAGACAAATCAATTGCGTTAATGCCCGAGATATTCCCTATGGTTGCTGGGATTTGGCCTTTGAATTGATTATTCTTTAGATTGAGTACTGAAAGGTTTTGTAACCTGTCCAGTGCTTCTGGGACCTGGTTTCCAAGGTGGTTGCCCTCTAGATTCAACGAAACAAGAGAGGAAAGGTTGGAAAGGCTAACAGGAAAGCTTCCATTAATAGCATTGTATGACAAATCTAGCCTTTGGAGCCTCAAGAGGCTGCCTAGCTCACTAGGTATGGTCCCAGAAAGCTTGTTATGGCTAAGAGAAATCTCTTCAAGCCAACCCAACTTGCTAAGAGAAACAGGAATAGTTCCAGAGATAAGATTATGATCAAGAGTCAAGAACTGAAGGTGGTAAGTATTTTTTCCTATTTGACCCCAAGTATTAGGAATAGAGCCAGAGATATTGTTGTGCTGGAGAGCAAGGAAGATCAAAGAATGGGATTTAGTGAGACTATTTGGGATTGTACCCGTCAATGAATTGAAGCTCAGATTGAGTCTAATTAACCTGGTTGAGTTTTCAAGACTAGGAATTGCCCCAGTGAGTGCATTATTACTTAAATCAAGAGTCTGAAGGAGAAGACAGTTACCAATTGAAGGAGGAATAGAACCCGAAAGCTGGTTATTGAAGAGGTGCACCCCTCTGAGATTGGGTAAGAAACCAAGAGACCAAGGAACACTGCCAGCAAGAACATTGTCATGGAGGTTAATCTTTCTAAGAGATTGAAGCTGGCCAATCTTCTCAGAGATTTTGCCACCCAATCCCTTCCAAGGAAGCTGGAGAGCAATGACTTGACCATGTACACACTTGATTCCTGCCCACCCACCAGAACAAGCACCATAACCACTGTCATTCCAGCTGCGCAACACGCCTTTGAAATCGACTAGTTCATGTTTCAAGGCCCTGAGCGCTTGATAATCTGCTTGAGTAACAATTATCCCATCCCATTGGTGACCACCTGAAACAAGTTTAgtaaaacccaaaatttgaaaaaacaaCAAGGTATAAAGGAAAACTTTACTAAACCAATTAGTGGTTTCTTTAGATGCAAAGTGAAGAaactgaaatgggtttgtgacAAATGGACTCCCAAACTTGGTGTCCATGAGTTTTTTGATCTAGAGGACTGTATATTGAGGAACAATGAAAGGAAAAACTAAATAGCTAAAGTGAGATGATTGAGAGGAAGAAATATAGAGAGAAGGGTAAGATAAAGCATGTGAgaagtgagagagaagagaagggaATCTTGATTAGAAGAGAGATGGGGGTTCAGAGTCCAAAGTCAGTTGAAATGGGGTCAGTTTTAGTCTTGCTCTTAGTTTATCTTAACGGCTAGTTTTAATtggtccattttttttttctctgtaaCGGTTGGGGTTGAAACAAAGTCAGTCATTAGAGGTGGGGGGGTCACTCTCCCAACGGCTACTTTTCTTGCGGCAGCATGTGCTGGATGTTGTTATGGGCCTGCAACTCTAAAGATGTTTTTTTTGGAGGGTAAGTATGGTGGGCCTGAAGATTCGATTCAACGACCTTAGCGACTTGCCTAGGTAATCGGCTAATAACGTGGAAATTAATCGCATGagattataataatataataggtaaaaagtaaatttatatagatttcttctcaaaaaaaaaatttat
The sequence above is drawn from the Quercus robur chromosome 7, dhQueRobu3.1, whole genome shotgun sequence genome and encodes:
- the LOC126692473 gene encoding probably inactive leucine-rich repeat receptor-like protein kinase IMK2 — encoded protein: MDTKFGSPFVTNPFQFLHFASKETTNWFSKVFLYTLLFFQILGFTKLVSGGHQWDGIIVTQADYQALRALKHELVDFKGVLRSWNDSGYGACSGGWAGIKCVHGQVIALQLPWKGLGGKISEKIGQLQSLRKINLHDNVLAGSVPWSLGFLPNLRGVHLFNNQLSGSIPPSIGNCLLLQTLDLSNNALTGAIPSLENSTRLIRLNLSFNSLTGTIPNSLTKSHSLIFLALQHNNISGSIPNTWGQIGKNTYHLQFLTLDHNLISGTIPVSLSKLGWLEEISLSHNKLSGTIPSELGSLLRLQRLDLSYNAINGSFPVSLSNLSSLVSLNLEGNHLGNQVPEALDRLQNLSVLNLKNNQFKGQIPATIGNISGINAIDLSHNNFSGEIPDSLDNLANLTSFNISYNNLTGAVPLLLSKKFNSSSFVGNILCGYDSSIPCPFLSPPQNNPGPFQGPTVKPHHHHHHHKLSTKDIILIAAGAVLAALLLLCCILLCCLIRKRAASKGKNGKTAKSAAALGSSEKEITSGTHVESGGETGGKLVHFDGPFLFTADDLLCATAEIMGKSAYGTAYKATLEDGNQVAVKRLREKTTKGHKEFESEVAALGKVRHPNLLALRAYYMGPKGEKLLVYDYLTNGSLASFLHARGPETIINWPTRMNIAKGIARGLCHLHAQEEMAHGNLTSSNIILDEQINAHIADFGLSRLMTAAANTNVIATAGSLGYNAPELSKMKKANTKTDVYSLGVIILELLTGKSPSEGMNGMDLPQWVASIVKEEWTNEVFDLELMRDAPIIGDELLNTLKLALHCVDPSPAARPEVQQVLQQLEEIKPELPGSSGDEGAGVPTAGDDGAVKLPSSASE